One window of Trichoderma breve strain T069 chromosome 3, whole genome shotgun sequence genomic DNA carries:
- a CDS encoding tricarboxylate carrier domain-containing protein, translating to MSASLPGSRDLPSSQYDLSTYYGRVRHTISITDPSTLLAGSHGLENAKRLVTEYKTGKLPHMTPELWHAKKIVDSTLHPDTGEPVFLPFRMSCFVLSNLIVTAGMLQPGLGTAGTVAWQVANQSLNVAINSSNANKSSPLTTADLAKSYGIAVTASCSVALGLNALVPRLKVSPSTRNVLSRLVPFAAVATAGALNAYLMRRGEIVTGIDVRPVLSDAEKKKLTEEGKSEADVPSLGKSQKAAKIAVYETAASRVINNTPIMIIPAMTLYHIQFKQAWYKSLMEKEWLKARPRIASTIPIGINLGLIAAVGFVALPLALAVFPQKQAISASSLEPEFHGKGGNDGKVWFNRGL from the exons ATGTCTGCCTCTCTGCCGGGTTCGCGAGACTTGCCCTCGTCGCAGTATGATTTGTCCACATACTATGGACGGGTGAGGCACACGATAAGCATCACGGATCCAAG CACCCTGCTCGCTGGTTCGCATGGACTCGAAAATGCCAAAAGACTTGTCACAGAGTATAAGACGGGCAAGTTGCCGCATATGACACCCGAGCTATGGCAcgccaagaagattgtcgacTCTACTCTTCATCCAG ACACCGGAGAACCAGTGTTTCTGCCCTTCCGAATGTCATGCTTCGTCCTTTCGAACCTGATCGTCACGGCCGGTATGCTGCAGCCTGGTCTTGGAACAGCAGGCACCGTGGCATGGCAAGTTGCCAACCAGTCGCTCAATGTTGCCATCAACAGCTCGAATGCGAACAAGTCGTCCCCATTGACCACTGCGGATCTTGCCAAGTCGTACGGTATCGCCGTCACGGCTTCGTGCTCGGTGGCCCTCGGACTGAACGCATTGGTGCCGAGATTGAAGGTGTCCCCCAGCACAAGGAACGTTCTCAGCCGACTGGTACCTTTTGCAGCCGTGGCAACTGCTGGAGCTCTTAACGCATACTTGATGCGACGAGGAGAGATTGTTACCGGCATCGACGTCCGCCCTGTTCTCTCCGacgccgagaagaagaagctgacggAGGAGGGCAAATCAGAGGCGGACGTCCCCTCTCTTGGCAAGAGTCAGAAGGCAGCCAAGATTGCCGTCTACGAAACTGCGGCCAGCCGTGTCATCAACAATACCCCCATCATGATTATCCCCGCCATGACCCTCTACCACATTCAGTTCAAGCAGGCATGGTACAAGAGcttgatggagaaggagTGGCTCAAGGCCCGACCGCGGATCGCCTCGACCATTCCCATTGGTATCAACCTGGGCCtgattgctgctgttgggtTTGTGGCACTTCCTCTGGCACTGGCAGTCTTCCCCCAGAAGCAGGCGATTAGTGCTAGCAGTCTGGAGCCGGAGTTTCATGGTAAGGGCGGCAACGATGGCAAGGTCTGGTTCAACCGCGGTCTGTGA
- a CDS encoding CAP-Gly domain-containing protein, which translates to MSISISSPVKSFSRLRRPSLSNSKTASTPDLASAYSQSKLLRKTSLAALTPSSLASIPDVSESYAIDSVLNQAPENTIHEEPETPPAMELSVGDSVNVPGGMVGTVRFVGTVQGKKGTFVGVELDSEFAARGKNNGDVDGVSYFTTNAAGAGIFVPVAKALRRSSGPSPMTPTPGLSKLGASTGPSRVQSPQGKKPRPSLQTESPQRKMAMSPGPRPSIGAPAVRAPSRLGSPTGPGMERRPSFGGPRSTSSLGPEPLFDEEPAPIAMPTPPAKINTSLGSLSLRPPSRATSINDEEIERLRTQLEDRDRQLKEQAATLAEMESSLTELQTLIENPDGMGLRRSSIDDKDASQLRHMLREKNDKIAMLTIEFDAHRADFRSTIDTLEMASTETERVYEKRIEELIADIRELESRNLDVDSVATQLKQLEELVQELEEGLEDARRGEAEARGEAEFLRGEVERTRSELRREKERVIPHNAAALSGDSAALAKSLEQKEDEIRGLKAIIHSLSRDSIPGAEGHTPRPRPGSLIGEKDAIENKIARDNLERQVAELQQVLKEKSHREEELQHEIEFLRSSSAKPNRESNRESNRDSVPIRRSSVRDSRDTILSTRSHEARSPELSHKRISTLDTMHESDTYSTATESSTLWCEICETGGHDILTCTNMFGTDSAKNSKPNANPIKEEDEDDEEAQEKARRENAQEDLKPLTPTGDEEIHHPAVLTPGIPKEEPASVPAVRITPNPMESGPVAGKESGVLDLEKWCAICERDGHDSVDCPFEDAF; encoded by the exons ATGTCGATTTCAATCTCCTCCCCCGTTAAATCGTTCTCGCGCCTGAGACGaccttctctctccaactccaagacAGCCTCGACACCGGACTTGGCCTCCGCCTATTCGCAGTCCAAGCTGCTGCGCAAGACGTCGCTCGCGGCCCTGACTCCGAGCTCCCTCGCCAGCATCCCCGATGTCAGCGAGAGCTACGCCATCGACTCAGTTCTGAACCAAGCGCCCGAAAACACCATTCACGAGGAACCCGAGACGCCACCCGCCATGGAGCTGTCTGTCGGCGACTCTGTCAATGTGCCTGGAGGCATGGTCGGCACTGTCCGTTTTGTCGGCACCGTCCAGGGCAAGAAGGGCACATTTGTCGGCGTCGAGCTGGATTCAGAATTCGCCGCAAGGGGCAAGAATAACGGCGACGTTGATGG CGTCTCCTATTTCACCACCAACGCCGCTGGTGCTGGCATTTTCGTCCCGGTTGCCAAGGCCCTCCGAAGGTCTTCCGGCCCATCCCCTATGACGCCTACGCCCG GCCTTTCAAAGTTGGGCGCCTCGACAGGCCCGTCTCGAGTTCAGAGCCCGCAGGGCAAGAAGCCACGGCCTTCACTGCAGACTGAGTCACCGCAACGGAAAATGGCCATGTCGCCAGGTCCACGCCCGTCCATTGGGGCACCAGCAGTCAGAGCTCCCTCAAGACTTGGCAGTCCGACCG GCCCAGGCATGGAGCGGCGGCCCAGTTTTGGGGGGCCCCGTAGCACTTCGTCTCTCGGCCCCGAGCCTCTCTTTGACGAAGAACCGGCACCTATTGCAATGCCTACACCTCCAGCAAAGATCAACACCAGCCTGGGGTCGCTCTCGTTGCGTCCACCGTCCCGGGCGACCTCTATCAACGATGAAGAAATTGAGCGGCTACGCACCCAGTTGGAAGACCGAGATCGACAGCTGAAGGAGCAGGCCGCAACATTGGCCGAAATGGAGAGCAGTCTCACAGAGCTTCAAACTCTGATAGAGAATCCAGATGGAATGGGCTTGAGACGGAGCAGCATAGACGATAAGGATGCATCTCAGCTTCGACACATGCTGCGGGAAAAGAATGACAAAATCGCCATGCTCACAATAGAATTCGATGCCCACCGAGCGGATTTCCGGAGTACTATTGACACACTCGAAATGGCTAGCACAGAGACCGAGCGGGTGTATGAGAAGCGGATAGAGGAACTCATAGCGGATATTCGCGAGCTCGAATCGAGAAACTTGGATGTGGACTCCGTAGCGACCCAACTAAAGCAACTTGAGGAGCTAGTGCAGGAGCTCGAAGAGGGTCTAGAGGATGCTCGTCgtggcgaggctgaggccCGTGGAGAGGCCGAGTTCTTGCGAGGAGAGGTGGAGAGGACCCGTTCGGAACTTCGACGGGAAAAGGAACGCGTTATCCCTCATAATGCAGCGGCCTTGAGCGGTGATAGTGCTGCACTAGCTAAGAGCTTGGAGCagaaggaagatgaaatTCGAGGACTCAAGGCCATTATCCATTCCCTTAGCCGGGACTCAATCCCTGGCGCCGAGGGCCATACTCCCAGGCCGCGCCCCGGTTCATTAATCGGCGAAAAGGATGCCATCGAAAATAAGATTGCTCGAGACAACCTGGAGAGACAAGTTGCTGAGCTTCAGCAGGtattgaaggagaagagtcaccgagaggaggagctgcagcacgAGATTGAGTTCCTGCGCTCAAGCAGCGCCAAACCGAACCGTGAGTCGAACCGCGAGTCGAACCGTGATTCTGTTCCCATTCGGCGATCATCTGTAAGGGACTCAAGGGACACCATCCTGTCCACTCGATCGCATGAGGCACGATCGCCGGAGCTGTCTCACAAGCGGATAAGCACCCTCGATACGATGCACGAGAGCGACACCTATTCGACCGCCACCGAGAGTAGCACTCTATGGTGCGAGATTTGCGAGACTGGTGGTCATGACATCCTGACATGCACAAACATGTTTGGCACCGATAGCGCCAAGAATTCCAAGCCCAATGCCAACCCCATtaaagaggaggacgaagatgatgaagaagcccaagagaaGGCGCGGAGAGAAAATGCCCAGGAGGACCTCAAGCCTCTTACACCCACGGGTGACGAGGAGATTCACCACCCAGCTGTTTTAACCCCTGGCATTCCCAAGGAGGAGCCCGCATCAGTTCCGGCAGTCAGAATCACCCCCAACCCTATGGAATCAGGGCCCGTGGCCGGCAAAGAGAGCGGTGTCCTGGACCTCGAGAAATGGTGCGCTATATGCGAGCGAGATGGCCATGACAGCGTGGATTGCCCCTTTGAGGATGCATTCTAA
- a CDS encoding protein kinase domain-containing protein, whose protein sequence is MSTPTTATALLPPTHYRLHPPYSSNYRTTTTANSLLPTTAVVDHQPALQSPARPQSYYYHHQPAANAGYSLTDGVAQSSQPVPRPPHSHYSHQDSNSSATARFDDSYTSTMPNTTTTTSGVVPATGRPVAEDQPSRKRRRSREPDWNNFYRNGLPKEIIVIDDTPEPEANTGRKITNGNTIVPDSAAAAAAQQAAKKRRRDDPPLGYHVQYLGGSHTGSHTNTPLPNAATPAGSTLSSDRTNSALNTTAPTSLSSNSQYDELAAPLKRKRTTRQQAANEAKRRDVDGLGGAYMAYKPPPYPPKKSAEVPVRVIHDRHYSKNAKVDDDDGHYIVVPDAELTEKYQIVRLLGQGTFGKVVEARDVKRNKPVAVKIIRSVQKYRDASRIELRVLATLKANDEENRNRCIHLRDCFDYRGHICIVMDLLGQSVFDFLKGNGFVPFPNSQIQNFARQLFTSVAFLHDLNLIHTDLKPENILLQASQRRVLLDTEIRLIDFGSATFQDEYHSSVVSTRHYRAPEIILGLGWSFPCDIWSIGCILVEFFTGDALFQTHDNLEHLAMMEAVVGSRIDTHLVQAVNKMSTRSGGNPASKYFKRLRLDYPTPDTTRGSRRFVKAMKHLSDIIPSNSTFFKNFLDLLRKIFVYDPAHRITAKQALNHPWFKEMAQPDDGTEAAKIRFERRRLEVDKARQHAHYVG, encoded by the exons ATGTCGACACCTACAACCGCAACGGCCCTTCTCCCGCCGACACACTACCGCCTCCACCCTCCATACTCTTCCAACTATCGCACAACAACAACCGCGAATTCACTGCTGCCCACAACGGCAGTCGTGGACCACCAGCCGGCGTTGCAGAGTCCGGCTCGCCCTCAGTCTTACTACTACCATCACCAGCCTGCCGCCAACGCGGGCTACAGTCTGACGGATGGCGTAGCCCAGAGTTCACAACCCGTGCCTCGACCCCCTCACAGCCACTACAGCCATCAAGACTCCAACTCGTCCGCGACTGCTCGCTTTGACGACAGCTATACTTCCACCATGCCAAacacgacgacgacaacttCCGGCGTCGTCCCTGCCACTGGTCGCCCTGTCGCTGAGGACCAGCCGTCCAGGAAGCGTCGGCGCTCTCGGGAGCCCGATTGGAACAATTTCTACCGGAACGGCCTCCCCAAGGAAATCATTGTCATTGACGACACGCCTGAGCCTGAGGCCAACACGGGCCGCAAGATCACAAATGGTAATACCATCGTGCCCGACtcggccgccgccgccgctgctcagCAGGCCGCGAAAAAGCGAAGACGAGACGACCCGCCGCTGGGCTACCACGTCCAGTATTTGGGCGGTTCTCACACAGGCTCGCACACAAACACGCCCTTGCCCAACGCCGCCACGCCTGCTGGCTCTACCCTCTCCAGCGACCGAACAAACTCGGCATTGAACACCACCGCGCCCACGTCTCTCTCGTCAAATAGCCAGTATGATGAGCTGGCCGCGCCATTAAAGCGCAAGCGCACCACCCGCCAGCAGGCTgccaacgaggccaagcgaAGGGATGTTGACGGCCTGGGAGGCGCCTACATGGCCTACAAGCCTCCCCCTTACCCGCCCAAGAAGTCTGCTGAGGTTCCCGTTAGAGTCATTCATGAT CGTCACTATAGCAAAAATGCCAaggtcgatgatgatgatggccactACATCGTTGTCCCAGATGCGGAACTTACTGAAAAGT ACCAGATTGTCCGTCTCCTTGGTCAGGGTACCTTTGGTAAAGTGGTCGAAGCCAGGGACGTCAAGAGAAACAAGCCCGTGGCTGTCAAGATCATCCGATCCGTCCAGAAATATCGCGACGCTTCCAGGATCGAGCTTCGCGTGTTGGCTAcgctcaaggccaacgacGAAGAGAACAGGAATCGGTGCATTCACCTGCGAGACTGTTTTGACTACCGCGGCCACATTTGCATCGTCATGGATCTTCTCGGCCAAAGCGTCTTCGACTTTCTCAAAGGCAACGGTTTTGTGCCTTTTCCCAACAGCCAGATCCAGAACTTTGCCAGACAGCTCTTCACCAGCGTAGCAT TCCTTCACGACTTGAACTTGATTCATACCGACCTCAAGCCGGAGAATATTCTCTT GCAGGCATCTCAGCGACGGGTGCTTCTTGACACCGAGATTCGTTTGATCGATTTTGGATCAGCTACGTTCCAAGACGAATATCACTCATCGGTTGTCAGTACCCGCCATTATCGTGCTCCCGAGATCATCCTTGGCTTGGGCTGGTCTTTCCCCTGCGACATTTGGAGCATAGGATGCATCCTGGTCGAGTTTTTTACTGGCGATGCCTTGTTCCAGACACACGATAATCTAGAACACCTAGCCATGATGGAGGCTGTCGTTGGCTCTAGGATAGACACCCATCTTGTCCAAGCGGTCAACAAGATGTCTACAAGGAGTGGAGGAAATCCTGCTTCCAA GTACTTCAAGAGACTTAGGCTCGATTATCCAACCCCCGACACAACCAGGGGTTCCAGACGCTTTGTTAAGGCCATGAAGCACCTAAGC GACATAATCCCTTCAAACTCAACCTTTTTCAAGAACTTCCTTGATTTGCTGAGGAAGATATTCGTCTACGATCCTGCGCACCGCATCACGGCCAAGCAGGCCCTTAACCACCCGTGGTTCAAAGAAATGGCCCAGCCTGACGACGGAACCGAGGCCGCCAAGATTCGCTTCGAACGGAGACGACTAGAGGTGGACAAGGCGAGACAGCACGCCCACTATGTTGGATGA
- a CDS encoding nop14-like family domain-containing protein, which translates to MAGSQLKRLKASLREQGITGPQKSKKQRRKQAQDDPSRNDKRLQRGVVLEGIREQFNPFDLKHAARGPKFEVTTNRPKPGNAAIKGRPGLAKAAAEEKRKQTLLVDMQRRNKVGGILDRRFGENDPTMAPEEKMLERFAREKLKSHKKNSLFDLEDDEPMDGLTHMGRTLAFDDQEDPVDDFNEDDLEEDGEDSDGSSREKRLKRLRAIIAAGEEEAEEGEPERKKTKKEVMEEVIAKSKLHRYERQAAKDDDEDLRTQLDKELPNIQQLLSFGINKRQDNAAPLSAIAGVERDAFDKNFDIEVKRLAQDKRAQPSNRTKTDEEKAEEESTKLKKLEEKRQKRMMGEEVSDSDEDEADKKRDQVSGNMEEEEDDDDEFDLGQGIKARPTATELGFDDEDDFIIEDDLVASGSDLDLADSDDDFDNEGEGDDDSSASQAENNEDDDDEFTKGLLNESETKNPIFQANFSSNDKHDENGLPFTFPCPQSCSEFVSITKDYDQANLPKIVQRIRALHHPKLDSKNKEKLANFAVALVDFVALPWNAETSPSFSVLESLVRHIHSLSKMFPLEIAKQFRHHLGEISQTRPIALQPSDLTLLTAIGTIFPTSDHFHQVVTPAMLTIGRYIGQKVPREMSDYAIGTYLSILSLQYQQLAKRYVPEVMNFSLNTICSLAPTAPSHLLGNFPIHEPPAGSRIKKAKAVELRRLNLSDCLPETSQGGSNALKIALFTTTIQLLDAAADLWTGKSGFLETFNQAIEVLSHINSKSSREHLPAAVSDKAERLEEKLKRMSRVSQLSRRPLELHHHKPLAIKTYIPKFEETFDPDKHYDPDRERAEMAKLQKEHKKERKGAMRELRKDANFMARENLRVKKAKDEAYEKKYKRLIAEIQNEEGREANAYEREAKARKRANRK; encoded by the exons ATGGCCGGCTCCCAGCTCAAGCGCCTAAAGGCGTCGCTGAGAGAACAAGGAATTACAGGCCCTcaaaagtccaagaagcagcggcgGAAGCAGGCTCAGGATGACCCGTCTCGGAACGACAAGCGTCTGCAGAGAGGCGTTGTTCTCGAGGGCATTCGAGAGCAATTCAATCCGTTTGACCTCAAACATGCTGCGCGCGGGCCCAAGTTTGAGGTGACTACCAATCGGCCAAAGCCTGGAAATGCTGCCATCAAGGGACGACCTGGTCTGGCCAaagctgccgccgaggaaAAG CGCAAGCAAACCCTCCTCGTGGATATGCAGCGTCGTAACAAGGTCGGTGGTATTCTGGATCGACGATTCGGCGAGAACGACCCAACGATGGCTCCTGAAGAAAAAATGCTGGAACGATTTGCCAGAGAAAAGCTGAAATCGCACAAAAAGAATTCTCTTTTCGATCTGGAGGATGACGAGCCAATGGATGGTTTGACACATATGGGGCGAACCTTGGCTTTTGACGACCAGGAGGATCCAGTGGACGACTTTAACGAGGATGACctcgaggaggatggcgaaGATAGCGATGGATCAAGCCGCGAGAAGCGACTTAAGCGCCTGCGCGCCATCATCGCAGCAGGTGAAGAGGAGGCCGAAGAGGGCGAACCCGAGCgtaaaaagacaaagaaagaggtCATGGAAGAAGTCATTGCAAAGTCAAAGCTTCATAGATACGAGCGACAAGCGgccaaagatgacgacgaggaccTTCGGACGCAGCTCGACAAGGAGCTTCCCAACATTCAACAACTTCTCTCGTTTGGTATCAATAAGCGTCAAGACAATGCTGCGCCGTTGTCTGCCATTGCGGGCGTCGAACGAGACGCCTTTGACAAGAATTTCGATATTGAAGTCAAACGACTGGCTCAAGATAAGAGGGCGCAACCGTCCAATCGCACCAAGACAgacgaggagaaggcagaagaagagtctACCAAactcaagaagcttgaagaaaaaCGCCAGAAGCGAATGATGGGCGAAGAGGTATCAGacagcgacgaagacgaagcggATAAGAAACGCGACCAAGTTTCTGGTAAtatggaagaggaggaggacgatgacgatgaattCGACCTCGGACAGGGTATCAAGGCTAGACCGACAGCGACGGAGCTGggctttgatgatgaggatgactTCATCATCGAAGACGACTTGGTGGCTAGTGGATCTGATCTGGACCTTGCAGACAGCGACGACGATTTTGACAATGAAGGTGAAGGAGATGACGACAGCTCCGCAAGCCAAGCCGAGAataatgaagatgacgatgacgaatTCACAAAGGGTCTATTGAACGAATCCGAAACTAAAAACCCCATATTCCAAGCAAACTTCTCTTCCAACGACAAGCACGACGAGAACGGATTACCATTCACCTTCCCTTGCCCTCAGTCATGCTCCGAGTTTGTGTCCATCACCAAAGATTACGACCAGGCAAATTTGCCAAAAATCGTCCAGCGCATTCGAGCGCTACACCATCCCAAACTTGACAgcaagaacaaggaaaagCTAGCGAATTTCGCTGTGGCCTTGGTGGACTTTGTGGCTCTTCCTTGGAATGCAGAGACATCACCAtccttctccgtcttggAAAGTCTTGTGCGTCACATTCACTCTCTCTCTAAGATGTTTCCCCTCGAAATTGCCAAGCAGTTCCGGCATCATCTTGGAGAGATCAGCCAGACTCGACCCATTGCGCTGCAGCCGTCAGACCTGACGCTTCTCACAGCGATTGGGACCATCTTCCCAACGTCCGATCACTTCCATCAGGTTGTGACCCCTGCAATGCTCACAATTGGCCGGTACATTGGCCAAAAGGTGCCTCGAGAGATGTCAGATTACGCCATTGGAACCTACCTGTCCATTCTGTCCCTGCAGTATCAACAGTTGGCCAAGCGCTATGTTCCCGAGGTGATGAACTTCTCCCTCAACACAATCTGCTCCCTTGCACCAACAGCCCCGTCACATCTCTTGGGTAACTTCCCGATCCATGAACCACCGGCTGGAAGCCGCATTAAAaaagccaaggctgttgagctAAGGCGTCTAAACCTCTCCGACTGCTTGCCTGAAACTTCACAGGGGGGCAGCAATGCTCTCAAGATTGCTCTGTTCACTACAACTATTCAATTGctcgatgctgctgcagacTTGTGGACTGGAAAGTCTGGGTTTTTGGAGACTTTCAACCAAGCCATTGAAGTTTTGAGTCACATCAACAGCAAGTCATCACGAGAGCACCTCCCGGCAGCTGTAAGTGATAAAGCAGAGAGGCTAGAAGAGAAGTTGAAGCGGATGTCGCGAGTCTCACAGCTATCACGCCGGCCTCTGGAGCTTCACCACCACAAACCCCTCGCGATCAAGACGTATATACCCAAGTTTGAAGAGACGTTTGATCCCGATAAACACTATGATCCTGATCGCGAGAGGGCCGAGATGGCCAAACTCCAGAAGGAGCACAAGAAGGAGCGCAAGGGCGCCATGCGGGAGCTGCGGAAGGACGCCAACTTTATGGCGAGAGAGAACCTCCGGGTCAAGAAGGCAAAGGACGAAGCCTACGAGAAGAAGTACAAGAGACTCATTGCCGAGATTCAGAACGAGGAGGGACGAGAAGCGAATGCTTACGAGAGGGAGGCCAAGGCACGCAAGCGAGCGAACCGCAAGTAG
- a CDS encoding tRNase Z endonuclease domain-containing protein has product MTTTVELAAVPSVDTPGTCIYMHHDKRSYVFGRVTEGTQRAFGSRKIHMGGTEHVFLSGSVNWEQLGGLCGYLLSVGGAIESAKEFTTQENAKRVQKGQKLLNKTLHAGIAVHGADNLCHTLAACRPVIFRQPICVRTYEHRTDPRATDAANLEPDWSDDAIKVWKIPVRRARSSSPRKRRHSDPAMAVDENASSEEAVFQPRPSVSDPEVASAIVERIMFNGSLKNRSVLIPKKIRDLKPTDKAAIVENGTIRLYKGPYMADGAEIPNPDDTVWHFPDIGEVGVDDRSNNVLAINHFPLPRTTYGETSMSYIIKTHDRRGKFNAPVAKSLGVEPRDFKLLTAGQSVQGKDGLVTPEMVLGETQRGRGIIIADISSQDFVESFMERPEWKSKDLMENVAVMYWILGPNMTGDARIQQFIQQHAGIKHIFCADEACPNMITHPGAATIQTKLRRIDPERFPLLKFENTVRYPAPPEGSPIELGRAGQKFQLMPRLVFDDQAIAPFPDLVEAYDSVDEEVLKMAEEARAEATNPEFLERVEKQEFDIPNRDAEIIPLGTGSSVPSKYRNVSATLIRVPGIGNYLLDCGEGTLGQIRRLFGAEEAADVLRNLRCIVISHVHADHHMGTPSLIKAWYEQALRDNSNATLAISCIGRYRILLEELSQIEDIGYHRLRFPSCPWPKEKDRDLTTREDLGEENFGLASIKRVPVPHCWRSFGTQLELTSGLKIAYSGDCRPSKLFAQECHGAHLLVHECTFGDDKQDHAKAKKHSTMGEALGVAREMGARRTLLTHFSQRYSKSDSLRRERVEGVEHDVLLAFDFMAVKLGDFQKAACYLPSVERFMEKLAD; this is encoded by the coding sequence ATGACGACCACAGTCGAGCTTGCCGCCGTCCCCTCAGTCGACACTCCAGGCACCTGTATATACATGCATCACGACAAGCGCTCGTATGTATTTGGTCGCGTCACAGAGGGAACGCAGCGAGCATTTGGCAGCCGCAAAATACACATGGGGGGCACAGAACACGTCTTCCTAAGCGGCAGCGTCAACTGGGAGCAGTTGGGCGGCCTCTGTGGCTATCTGCTGAGTGTTGGCGGAGCTATCGAGTCAGCCAAAGAGTTTACAACGCAGGAGAATGCCAAGAGGGTGCAAAAAGGCCAGAAGCTTCTTAACAAGACTCTTCATGCCGGAATTGCGGTGCACGGCGCGGATAACCTGTGCCACACGCTGGCAGCATGCCGACCCGTCATCTTTCGACAACCCATTTGCGTGCGAACCTACGAGCACAGGACAGACCCGCGAGCTACAGACGCGGCAAACCTCGAGCCAGATTGGtcagatgatgccatcaaggtcTGGAAGATCCCGGTGCGGCGAGCACGATCGAGTAGTCCCCGTAAGAGGCGGCACAGCGATCCTGCCATGGCCGTGGATGAGAATGCGTCTTCAGAGGAAGCCGTATTTCAACCGCGACCATCTGTTTCGGATCCAGAAGTTGCGAGTGCGATAGTAGAGAGGATCATGTTCAATGGAAGTTTGAAGAACAGATCCGTGTTGATACCCAAGAAGATCCGAGATCTCAAACCCACAGACAAAGCTGCCATTGTAGAAAATGGCACAATCAGGCTGTACAAGGGGCCTTACATGGCTGACGGCGCGGAAATTCCAAACCCGGATGATACCGTGTGGCATTTCCCAGACATTGGAGAGGTTGGGGTAGATGACAGGAGCAATAACGTTCTCGCAATCAACCACTTCCCACTTCCCAGGACCACATACGGCGAGACATCTATGAGTTACATCATCAAGACCCATGACCGCAGAGGGAAATTCAATGCTCCTGTGGCAAAATCTCTAGGAGTCGAGCCTCGAGACTTTAAACTCCTTACTGCAGGCCAGAGTGTTCAGGGAAAGGATGGCCTGGTAACGCCCGAAATGGTTCTCGGAGAGACCCAACGGGGTAGAGGTATCATTATAGCGGATATTAGCAGCCAGGATTTCGTCGAGTCCTTCATGGAGCGACCTGAGTGGAAGAGTAAAGATTTAATGGAGAACGTCGCCGTCATGTACTGGATCCTGGGACCAAACATGACCGGCGACGCACGAATCCAGCAAttcatccagcagcatgCCGGCATTAAGCACATTTTCTGCGCAGACGAGGCATGCCCAAACATGATTACTCACCCCGGTGCCGCTACTATTCAGACCAAGTTGCGCCGAATCGATCCTGAAAGATTTCCTCTCCTCAAATTCGAAAACACTGTCCGATACCCGGCCCCTCCAGAAGGCTCTCCGATTGAGTTGGGCCGTGCTGGACAAAAATTCCAACTTATGCCGCGTCTTGTATTCGATGACCAAGCCATTGCTCCGTTTCCTGATTTGGTCGAGGCCTACGACTCTGTAGACGAAGAGGTCCTCAAGATGGCCGAAGAGGCCCGCGCTGAAGCCACAAACCCCGAATTTCTGGAGCGGGTTGAGAAGCAAGAGTTTGACATCCCGAACCGTGACGCAGAAATTATCCCTCTCGGCACAGGTTCATCTGTTCCCAGCAAATACAGGAATGTTTCTGCCACGCTGATTCGAGTTCCGGGAATTGGAAACTATCTACTCGACTGTGGTGAGGGAACACTGGGCCAGATTCGACGCCTTTTTGGCGCTGAAGAAGCGGCAGATGTTCTGCGTAACCTGCGGTGCATCGTTATCAGTCACGTCCATGCCGACCATCACATGGGCACCCCTTCGCTCATCAAGGCATGGTATGAACAGGCCTTGAGAGACAACAGCAACGCTACACTCGCAATATCCTGCATTGGACGCTACCGAAtcctgctggaggagctgtcCCAAATCGAGGATATCGGTTACCACCGACTACGCTTCCCCAGCTGCCCCTGGCCAAAGGAGAAAGACCGAGACCTGACGACCCGCGAGGACCTCGGTGAAGAGAACTTCGGTCTTGCTTCCATCAAGCGAGTTCCCGTTCCCCACTGCTGGCGCTCGTTTGGCACACAGCTGGAGCTCACATCCGGTCTCAAAATCGCCTACTCTGGCGACTGTCGGCCGTCGAAGCTGTTTGCGCAGGAATGCCATGGTGCGCACCTCCTGGTTCACGAATGCACCTTTGGCGACGACAAGCAGGACCacgcaaaggccaagaagcacaGCACCATGGGCGAGGCGCTCGGGGTGGCGCGCGAGATGGGCGCTCGGCGGACTCTCCTGACGCACTTTTCGCAGCGATATTCGAAGTCGGACTCGTTGAGGAGGGAGCGCGTCGAGGGCGTCGAACATGATGTGCTACTGGCGTTTGACTTTATGGCGGTGAAGTTGGGAGACTTCCAGAAGGCGGCATGCTATTTGCCGTCGGTAGAGAGGTttatggagaagctggcggaTTAA